In one Drosophila pseudoobscura strain MV-25-SWS-2005 chromosome X, UCI_Dpse_MV25, whole genome shotgun sequence genomic region, the following are encoded:
- the LOC4812770 gene encoding thioredoxin, mitochondrial — protein MQRQLLNTLGRGTRQLIRGQQMRPLSVSAQRREIFKVQSAEDFDKKVKNSQTPVIVDFFATWCNPCKLLTPRIENIVGENAGSIKLAKVDIDEHSELALDYDVGAVPVLVVLQNGKEIKRMVGLQDEDKIRAWVAAAVKESKN, from the exons ATGCAGCGCCAATTGCTAAACACCCTGGGACGCGGCACGCGTCAACTCATCCGTGGACAGCAGATGCGTCCGCTGTCAGTGTCGGCGCAGCGTCGGGAGATCTTCAAAGTGCAGAGCGCCGAGGATTTCGACAAAAAGGTGAAGAACAGCCAGACACCCGTGATTGTGGACTTTTTCGCAAC TTGGTGCAATCCCTGCAAGCTGCTGACGCCGCGCATTGAGAATATTGTGGGCGAAAATGCAGGCTCGATTAAATTGGCCAAAGTTGACATCGATGAGCATAGCGAGCTGGCCCTCGACTACGACGTGGGGGCCGTGCCCGTTCTTGTGGTCTTGCAGAATGGCAAGGAGATCAAGCGCATGGTTGGACTCCAGGACGAGGACAAGATCCGCGCCTGggtcgctgccgctgtcaaGGAATCCAAGAACTAG
- the LOC4813826 gene encoding nucleolar MIF4G domain-containing protein 1 homolog — translation MVKIRKKEPMKKRLTRKEQRKQKQEVKKTHKRLYHAGKTNGTQRVVAAEAAAQSSKGGRDKKKKKRRSAKVNPEEIPVEQLLSGEVDADDDESIASDFSDAEVDALLPASRKVETYEPLGKKPKVQRGAIQRQDEMEVRRRELRQQKELQGKARKQRVKQLKVDNEEEDREIAKLEKKLKLNKSKDKNRLVRKMFNDGLDYLLDFCLDDDEEKQKWEEKQERKRQMKEQQEREEAGMWSDEDEGEDEETKLPEGDGDSESEGAEESETEDSEEEYSEEDDEDQQEDEQPSKFKEDIYGRKRDAEGNILPDPIEQEATAAGQKYIPPHQRALMAAASAGTNEKQAEILARLLKQCKGLLNRLSEANLHKIAVGIEALYMKNSRYNMNETLTRLLQEALLGPTRTQERMVQEHMVLLAYLHAQIGSEIGAHFLQTFVELFDGHLKDGHLASLAVEDKQLNNVVLLLCYMYIFKIYELSLLMELIGRLADNLCEKTVECLLLIFQSIGFRLRKDDPLAFKTMMQNVQSKIAAAPLELKENPRLRFMVDILNAVKNNNMNKLPQYDPELAENLRKRLKAMLKNDRYVVTLNIALADLLRADKVGKWWIVGSAWTGNLNEMGTASKQKANQSGSSAGFADQLLELAKKQQMNTAERRNIFCIIMSAADYVDAFEKILHLSLKDQRAVAYVIIHCALNERRANPYYAHLALKFCQYNRKYQLAFQFATWDRINDIESLSKAQIRNLASFLQQLILSAGLQLSVLKVVDFMQLERLSFFFMREIMVKLLLASDERELQQSFERIAKNSKLQQFKQSIRLFMQHFLLQEEQLSKLKLKEEQQELLQQRVDQMDKLLAYVDL, via the exons ATGGTTAAAATCAGGAAAAAGGAGCCCATGAAGAAGCGTCTCACCCGCAAGGAGCAGcgcaaacagaaacaggaggTGAAGAAAACCCACAAGAGGCTCTACCATGCGGGGAAAACAAACGGTACACAGCGCGTGGTCGCTGCGGAAGCGGCCGCGCAGTCGTCAAAGGGTGGCCGAgataagaagaagaagaagagaagaagCGCGAAAGTGAATCCCGAGGAGATTCCAGTGGAACAGCTGCTGTCTGGGGAAGTGGACGCGGATGATGACGAATCCATTGCCTCGGACTTCAGCGATGCCGAAGTAGATGCCCTCCTTCCCGCCAGCAGAAAGGTGGAGACCTATGAACCGCTGGGAAAGAAGCCGAAGGTGCAGCGCGGCGCCATCCAGCGCCAGGATGAGATGGAGGTGCGCAGACGTGAGCTGCGACAGCAGAAGGAGCTGCAGGGCAAGGCCCGCAAGCAGCGGGTGAAGCAGCTAAAGGTCGacaacgaggaggaggaccgGGAGATCGCCAAGTTGGAGAAGAAGCTGAAGCTCAACAAAAGCAAGGACAAGAATCGTTTGGTCCGCAAGATGTTCAACGATGGCTTGGATTACCTGCTGGACTTTTGCCTGGACGATGATGAGGAGAAGCAAAAGTGGGAGGAAAAGCAGGAGAGGAAGCGCCAGAtgaaagagcagcaggagagggAAGAGGCGGGCATGTGGAGTGACGAGGATGAAGGCGAAGATGAGGAAACGAAGCTGCCAGAAGGCGACGGCGACAGTGAATCGGAAGGAGCAGAGGAGAGCGAAACGGAGGATTCCGAAGAGGAGTACAGCGAAGAAGACGATGAAGACCAGCAGGAGGATGAGCAGCCGTCCAAAT TCAAGGAAGACATCTATGGCCGAAAACGCGACGCCGAGGGCAACATACTGCCCGATCCCATCGAACAGGAGGCCACAGCCGCCGGCCAGAAGTACATACCGCCGCATCAGCGTGCCCTAATGGCAGCAGCCAGTGCCGGCACAAACGAAAAGCAGGCCGAGATCCTGGCACGCCTCCTCAAACAATGCAAGGGTCTGCTAAATCGTTTGTCCGAGGCCAATCTCCACAAGATTGCCGTCGGCATTGAGGCCCTCTACATGAAGAACTCCCGCTACAACATGAACGAGACGCTCACAAGGCTGCTGCAAGAGGCGTTGCTGGGACCGACACGCACCCAGGAGCGCATGGTCCAAGAGCATATGGTGCTGCTGGCGTATCTGCACGCGCAAATCGGCAGCGAGATTGGCGCACACTTTCTGCAGACCTTTGTGGAGCTCTTTGACGGCCATCTGAAGGATGGGCATCTCGCCAGCCTGGCAGTGGAGGACAAGCAGCTGAACAACGTTGTGCTGCTCCTCTGTTACATGTACATCTTCAAGATCTACGAACTGAGTCTCCTGATGGAGCTGATCGGTCGCCTGGCCGACAACCTCTGCGAGAAGACAGTCGAATGTCTGCTGCTGATCTTCCAGTCGATAGGGTTCCGCCTGCGCAAGGACGATCCGTTGGCCTTCAAGACCATGATGCAGAATGTTCAGTCAAAGATTGCCGCCGCACCGCTCGAACTCAAGGAGAATCCCCGCCTGCGCTTCATGGTGGACATACTGAATGCCGTGAAGAACAACAACATGAACAAGCTGCCCCAATACGATCCCGAGCTGGCGGAGAATCTGCGCAAGCGGCTCAAGGCCATGCTGAAGAACGATCGCTATGTTGTGACCCTCAACATCGCGCTGGCGGATCTGCTGCGCGCCGACAAGGTGGGCAAATGGTGGATTGTGGGCTCTGCCTGGACGGGGAACCTCAACGAAATGGGCACGGCATCCAAACAGAAGGCGAACCAGTCGGGATCCTCTGCGGGATTTGCCGATCAACTGCTGGAGCTGGCCAAAAAGCAGCAAATGAACACAGCCGAGCGAAGGAATATCTTCTGCATCATCATGAGTGCCGCCGACTACGTGGATGCCTTCGAGAAGATCCTCCACTTGTCGCTAAAGGATCAGCGCGCGGTGGCCTATGTGATCATACATTGCGCCCTCAACGAGCGCCGGGCGAATCCCTACTATGCGCATTTGGCCCTCAAATTCTGTCAGTACAATCGAAAGTACCAGCTGGCCTTTCAATTTGCCACCTGGGATCGCATCAACGACATTGAATCGCTGTCGAAGGCGCAGATCCGCAATCTTGCCAGCTTTCTGCAGCAGTTGATACTCTCCGCGGGGCTGCAGCTGTCTGTGCTCAAAGTGGTTGACTTTATGCAGCTGGAGAGGCTTAGTTTCTTCTTCATGCGCGAGATCATGGTGAAGCTGCTGCTCGCCAGCGACGAGCGAGAGCTGCAGCAGTCGTTCGAGCGCATTGCCAAGAACTCCAAGCTGCAGCAGTTCAAGCAGAGCATTCGTCTGTTCATGCAGCACTTTctgctgcaggaggagcagctgtcGAAGCTCAAgctgaaggaggagcagcaggagctgctgcagcagcgcgTGGATCAGATGGACAAGCTCTTGGCCTACGTGGACTTGTAA
- the LOC6900866 gene encoding uncharacterized protein C7orf50, whose translation MARSEVETKPKPKGKKRKHEKAAAASNNSSDDEVATKSLIVEPEMEEQAQRAGKRRQKENDALAKQKRIKQTPVAVAPEEVEDNPEISPRKVAKRKQREEAAALKAKRSKDDGDDDEENEESLPTDAQLQEASKPENTKAIVTVRQKKKQKHQQRLEAQKDQNSNKEAKRNEEYLLQWKNSRAEWKFVKLRQISIQQTAFDEEKLAAEIWDIALEYLASSQGAARAKISKLADEVIEKLDKEGEKLEDEAERQKLIESTRYQRARDLLQSFD comes from the exons ATGGCCCGTTCTGAGGTGGAGACCAAACCGAAGCCCAAGGGCAAAAAGCGCAAGCACGAgaaagcagctgctgcctcgAATAACAGCAGCGACGACGAGGTGGCCACCAAAAGTTTGATTGTGGAGCCCGAAATGGAGGAGCAAGCGCAGAGAGCAG GCAAGCGTaggcaaaaggaaaatgaCGCCTTGGCCAAGCAAAAGCGCATTAAACAGACCCCAGTAGCCGTGGCCCCCGAAGAGGTGGAGGATAACCCAGAGATTAGTCCCCGGAAGGTAGCCAAACGCAAGCAGCGTGAGGAGGCGGCTGCCCTCAAAGCGAAACGCAGCAAGGACGATGGGGACGATGATGAGGAAAACGAGGAGAGCCTGCCCACAGATGCACAACTGCAGGAGGCCTCCAAGCCGGAGAACACCAAAGCCATTGTCACCGTGCGCCAGaagaagaaacagaagcaTCAGCAGCGTCTCGAGGCCCAAAAGGATCAGAACTCCAACAAAGAGGCCAAGCGCAATGAGGAGTACCTGCTGCAGTGGAAGAACTCCCGGGCGGAGTGGAAGTTCGTGAAGCTACGCCAGATATCCATACAGCAGACGGCCTTCGATGAGGAGAAGCTTGCTGCAGAGATCTGGGACATAGCCCTGGAGTATCTGGCCAGTTCCCAAGGGGCAGCTCGCGCAAAAATCAGCAAACTGGCTGATGAGGTCATCGAAAAGCTGgacaaagagggagagaagcTTGAGGATGAGGCGGAGCGCCAGAAACTGATAGAATCTACACGCTATCAGCGAGCCCGTGACCTACTCCAGAGCTTCGATTGA
- the mRpL23 gene encoding 39S ribosomal protein L23, mitochondrial, with protein sequence MSSRWYPIYQRGNPQLRVFLPNFWMKLVRPEEAQPPNVVTFSVSTEMTIHDVRSYLEKIYKLPVIDVRTRIALGETRRDQTYGYVTKKDDVKYAYVTLPKTEEFNFPELFEKKAEIKEKEEKSMDESKNGFRKFLDRNKKRPGTPGWYSI encoded by the exons ATGTCATCGCGCTGGTATCCCATCTATCAACGCGGCAATCCCCAGCTGCGGGTATTCCTGCCCAACTTCTGGATGAAACTGGTGCGGCCGGAGGAGGCGCAGCCGCCCAATGTGGTCACGTTTTCGGTGTCCACGGAAATGACGATCCACGATGTGCGCAGCTACCTGGAGAAGATCTACAAGCTCCCAGTGATAGATGTGCGCACACGCATCGCCCTGGGCGAGACGAGGCGGGACCAGACCTATGGCTATGTCACAAAGAAAGACGATGTGAAATACGCTTATGTAACGCTG CCCAAAACGGAGGAATTCAACTTTCCCGAGCTGTTCGAAAAGAAGGCCGAGATTaaagagaaggaggagaagtcCATGGACGAGTCCAAGAATGGCTTCCGCAAGTTCCTGGATCGCAATAAGAAGCGTCCCGGCACGCCCGGCTGGTACTCCATTTAG